In Methylomonas sp. ZR1, one DNA window encodes the following:
- a CDS encoding helix-turn-helix domain-containing protein, translating to MNDVSKEAKAKVAAFVEKHVNRSKYSQKEIAEICGFNTPNIITMIKQGMTKVPIEKIPKLAQALDIDRVEFFDFVMRSYKPKEYEAILEIIGEPITEAEHKVIRLLRRHIPEGDLINRTDHYLDKIREAITT from the coding sequence ATGAACGATGTTAGCAAAGAGGCTAAAGCTAAGGTGGCTGCGTTTGTAGAAAAGCACGTCAACCGCAGCAAATACAGCCAAAAAGAAATTGCCGAAATATGCGGCTTTAATACCCCCAATATCATCACAATGATCAAACAGGGTATGACTAAGGTGCCCATAGAGAAGATTCCTAAGTTGGCCCAGGCTCTTGACATAGACAGAGTGGAGTTTTTTGACTTCGTAATGAGAAGTTACAAGCCAAAGGAATACGAGGCTATCTTGGAGATCATTGGTGAGCCCATCACCGAAGCCGAGCACAAGGTAATTAGACTTTTGAGAAGACACATTCCAGAAGGTGACCTAATCAACCGGACAGATCACTACCTTGACAAAATCAGAGAAGCAATCACCACATAA